GAATATGACAACCCGCGCTCTGGAGGCTTCGAGCCGCTCCGCTTCCTCCCCGAGGGCAAGAACGTCGTGCTCGGAGTCGTAACGACCAAGGACCCCGCCCTTGAGGATGCCGAGACGATCAAGGACCGGGTGCGACAGGCGGCccgcatcatggccgaggGACAGGGACGCTCCGTCCGCGACGTGATGAGAAGCGTCGGCATCAGTCCGCAGTGCGGGTTCGCGAGCGTGGCGGTCGGAGCGGAGGGCATGACGGAGGAGAGGATGTTTGCGAAGCTGAGGCTCGTCCGGCAGGTGGCCAAGGACCTGTGGCCAGACGATTGaaatacgtacgtacgtacgaagtagtggTACTCGCATATGGGCGATGGCGTGGCGGTCAGCCATAGCAGCCACAGACACACTCCTGAGGAGTATACGACCACGAATGCCCAGATTAAGGAGCTGACATGGCTCGTCTTGGATACAAGGCGCAACCGTCCCGTCCAAACATTGAAGCCACAGTGTGCAAAGAGGGAACTTTGTACATGCTACTTCTCGTGCCCCTGACTACGATTTCCGACAAGCCAGGTCGTCCTCCATGGAGCATTCAGGCGCATGCAGACGTTGCTCCTTGCACCAGGTCAGCCGCAAACTCTTGTAATACGTGTAGTGACTGCTACCAGGACGAATCTCCACGCAGACCTTGTCCGGCACCGTTCATCATTCGCTCCAATTGAGACGGGACACCGCACGAGCCCTCTCCGCTCTCGTCAGCGCTATGAACGACTCGTTCCTCATCGGCCCATCGCGCAGGGGGCAAGGCGAGAACTCCAATGGCAGCGATGAGGTATAAGCGCTagaccatcgccgccgccgcccacaagCGCGCCATCAAGCGCGCCATACTGCCCCTGACTGGCCGAGCGCGTTTGTGTCTTCACCAAGGAATGATTGATCGTGCGGCTAAGCTAAAGGGCTGAGCAACAGGCATCGGAAGGCGCTACACCCGCGGCGTGTGGCGACGGCCCGAATTTGTCTCATTTCGACAAGGCTGAAAGGAGAAAGGGTGCAACGGGCCGCCTGGCCCATCGTGGTGTTCAAGGGGCGCAGGCGGACAATATAAGGGGAAGGCGtgaagccccccccctttttacTCTACTGGCGAAGGACTCTTTTCTGTTGCTCAGCAGGTTTCGCCTCGCACCATCTGCCACCATGCGCTTCATCAGCGACGATAGCAACCCTGACCGAAGTGCCTTGGGCCCTCGAATCCGtgtcatcggcgccggcctcccGCGATGTGCGACCTCATCCCtccaggcggcgctggagatgCCTCACATGGGCTATTTCCCTTGCATGCACATGGCGCACGTAGTGCCTCACAGTTCCCGCCTGGAGCTTGTCATTGCGGCCATAAAGGAGGATGATCGTCAAAAGCGCCAGAAGATTCTGCACAAGCTCTTTGACGGGTACGAGGCCACGACAGACTTTCCGGGCTTCTGGTTCATCGACGACCTCATGGACATGTACCCGGATGCGCCACTCGTGTTGAACCagcgcaagggcggcggcgaagcaTGGTTCAAGAGCGTCATGGACAGCCTGGGTTTCTTCATGACACCCGTATACTATGCTTTGTGCTTCCCCATCAAGACTGACCGGCTACACTACACCATCCACCATCTGGCGAGGCCCCAATGGGTCAGTAAATTTGGCGCTCCGATCGGGCCCGGGTTCTACGACAAGTACCAGGAGTTTGTGCTGAGCGAAGCCAAGAAGCGAGGCCGCGAGGTGCTCGTGTGGCGAGCCGAGGATGGCTGGGAGCCGCTGTGCAAGTTTCTGGGCAAGGATGTTCCCAAGGACACTCCGTTCCCATGGGTCAACGACGCCGCGAGCATGAGCACCTTGAGGAAAATCATTGTCGCGCGGGGGATCCTTTCCTGGGTGGCTGTGATCGGGGGCGCGTATGCGACTTGGACGTATGGCCCGCAGCTGGCGAGGTTTGCGGGGACTGTGGGTGCTAGGCTTCTAGACAGTACCAGACTGTCGGGATGAGGGACAACGAGCCGGGTATCGAAAAGCATGCAACTACTATAGTCTTCCCTAGGCGCCCCACGGAGCAACGGTTGGCCTGTTGATCAATCATATATAGTTTCTTTATTTGGCGCATCTGAATGTGCAACGTGAGTCAGTAAGATTCGTCGttgccagccagcgtcgTACAAAGGCTGCGTGGCATGAATCGATCATTGTGGTGTGGCTTGGGAGCCAACGGAGGGTCGTGTGTCCCTCAAAAAGCCCAGGCACCTCAAAATGGCAGCGACAATCGTTGGAGCGACGGAAGCCACCGTATTCAGAGCGTTGGAAACGGGTGATTGACAGACAGACTAGCAAGGTGGTTTGCTGAACGGCAAGCAAGGCAGCAATGCGCGGTTGCGCAAGCTGCAACTCTGTCCTTGGCCCAAGGGTACTCACTGTACAGAATatcgtacaaagtacgaagtagatgGGACAGAGGACACATGGAGcagagctggcggcggtgtgtCCTCAATAGCCTCATCGAGACGCATGCGTCATCGCAAGTGAGCCGTGGGCGACGGATCGAGTTAGGTGGTTGATTAGTTCGTgaccgccgccctgcagctcTGGCTGTCTGGTCTGTCCGTCCCGGCCGAACCATGGACGTTGTTGGGCCGCCGTGACGACAGATGCTTGCTGCCGTGTGCTCGCCCAcgcggccatgtcgcgcaGGGTCTCGTCATCTGCGAGGAGCCCGCCAGCATCAGCAGGCAACCATGTCCGGGGGCTCCGGGGCGCGCCGCTGTCTCCCCCCccacgtcgtcatcgtgggGTTTGGAGAAACGTGTCCGTCCAGGTCGGCAGGTATTTAAATGACTGATGAGCGCTCACAAGAAAGAGGATAAGAAAATGCAAACGAGGGCATTCTCTGGTCGCGagatcgtcgtcgacagtGGCGCCTCTTTTTTTAATTGTCTCGTTCCCCGCCTCTGCAAAGGACTCAGGCCAGGAGCTTGTCTCGTGTGCTTGGGCCGAGAGCAGTCAACCCTGGGCCATCACGGGGCCAAGTTCCGATACACTCGGGCCACTGAGTGCTTGCTTGGGCTGGCGTGGGGTTCCGTTTAGCGCATCAGGTGCCGCTGCAGCATCGCcccgcctccacccgccAGGAGACCCGCCCCTGCCGAACCCTCATCCATGCCACAGGGAGCCCCAGTTGTTGGCGGTGACCCTGCATCtatcatcatccatccacccatccactcTTGCCCGCCCTTCCGCCTTCTCGTCCTCACGTTTTCCTTCCCCCTTCAAACCAAAAACCTCatccgccctcgcccgcccaccgctTTGTCGTCACGCACCTCGGGCCCCGCGCCAGCATTTTCTTATTCCCATCTTTGGCATTTAGCTGCGCGGACTGAGAGGCtcttcgcctcggccgcatagccccgcccccaccgccatcatgttCGACATCTTTGCCATGCTGCTATCGTGAGTTGCTGCCCCGCCATGGCGTCActccccgcgccgcgggATCGCAGTCGGTCGGCGCATCTGCTAACTGCTCGCGCTTAACAACAGCTCCGTCGCATCCTTCCTCTTCCCCATATTCGCATCATACAAGGCCCTCAAGACGTCCGATCCGGCGCAGCTTACCCCGTGGCTCATGTACTGGGTCGTCTTCAGCTGCTGCCTCCTAGTCGAGTCGTGGTTCAACTTTATCCTCTTCTGGTGCGTTAGAGTCGTCCCCTGCCAACTGTCAGAATCTTTGCTCACGTGCCTTCCCAAGGATCCCCTTCTACGGCTACATCCGactcctcttcttcctctacCTGATCTTGCCTCAAACGCAAGGGGCGCGGGTCATCTACGAAGAAAGGATCCACCCGTTCCTCGAGGACAATGAAAACAGTATCGATGAGTTCATCGCCAGCTCCCACAGTCGCCTCAAGGCCGCGGGAAGTACGTATTTCCGCCAGGCCATCGAGTATCTAAAGACCAACATTCTCGGCCTTCCCCCGACCGAGCAGCCACCCGCCCAGGAGACGCCCGGCCCGCAGGGGTACACGCAATCCCTTCTCGCTAGGTTTAGCGTGCCGACAACACGATGGGGAAGCGTGAACACTGGCAACGAGTTCTACAACTtcctcgccaacgccgtcacggccgcggcgggcgctggaAGCGGTTCAGCGGCTCCCGGTGCGTCCCGCTCGGGGTCGCTGATCCCGCCGAATCTgcgggacgaggccgagaagatgAATTatctcgccgcccagcgtgAGCGCATTAAGATTGCGCTTTCGGCGCTCGATCGTGAGGAGCAGGAGCTTCAACGTGGTGGTCGCGGCGCGTTCCCTGGCGCGTTCGCGAGCAacgcagccgccgaggatgacgagccGACGCAGCGTCCGGCCAGCGGCCTGAGCAAGAGCCGCAGTGAGACAGATTTCGAGAAAGTAGAGGCCGAAAGTGGAACCGAAGACGAAGGGAatcttcgtcgccgacaaccAACGAGCGGGACGTGGATGCcctggggctggggcgccAGCCCAGACACGGGTATGAGCTCTGCGCGGGAAGACTAGGATCTCCGCATGAATTGGATCAGACGGGAGTTTGGGCGTTTTCCGTAGAGGTGCCAGCGGATGGTACGTCATGACTTTTAcacgagggagagggagagctGCTGTCATCTCCTCGcggagggcgcggcgcagtgCTGCGTAGCTTTTCCTGGCTTCCGACAGTGACACATAGAAGGAAGCTATTCTACCTGGTGCCCcaatatatatattatctCACCACCGCTAGTATAAACGAGAACATTCCGACATCGTAGACCGTATACCCAACACCGGTGTTTTCCCCACAGTCGAGTCTGTAAAGTCCGTATTGTACATGGGCCCTGTTGGCAGTGGCTCTGTCGATCTCCCTCACTGGATCGTCGACTTGCTGGGTGAAATACTACAGCAGGTATAGCTATTTCGAGTGTGTTTGCAAACACTATCTGGTCCGCTTGTATGGATACGCGACTTCCACTTCGCCCTTGCGGTACCAGAGCgtccgcttcttcttggtgaCTTGGTGCTCGACCCAGACCTCTTCCATGCGCGTCTTCCTGAACCAGCGGATGAAGTGCGGGTCCCAGAGCTCGGAGCCTATGCCGAGGTCCTTGCAGCAGCGCATGAGTGCGTTTGACTTGcagccctcgacggcggagggCAGCTGTTCGGGGCTGAAGAAGCCGTTTtcgccttgggcttgggAGACGAACCTGCCATGAACCATACGCGATTAGCCAACACCGCTTGCACAGAGCGCCAGTTTGGGGGGCGAGAAGGGGGACGCCAGACTAAAAAGCCATGGATGTTCAAACATCTCCAACACGAGAGCGATTTTGGGTACACATACCGTCcgtcagcgacgagggcgtaCTCGCGCGTCACGACCGAGTCGCCCACCACGGGGGCCTCCTTGGGGATCATGCCCCATCCCATGGGGCCAAAGGCCTCGTTGAGCCGACGCCGATACTTGATCTCGGGGAGGTAGATGATGCCGTCCGGCTTGACCTCGATGTCCCTCTCGTCGAGGGGCTGCATGAGCACCTTGAACTGCTCCTCCGACACCGGCTTGAACGAGACGCCATGGAAGCTGTTCGCCCAGTTGATGAGAGGCGCGCCATTCGCGTCCTTCTGGGAggccgccgcatccgcaTTCTCGTCCATGGAGTGGGCTATCGTCTTGGCCTCGTACTGTATGTGGGGAGGCGGCAGGGCCATTTTCCGCCTGCCGGCAGCGGAGGTGAACG
This sequence is a window from Purpureocillium takamizusanense chromosome 8, complete sequence. Protein-coding genes within it:
- a CDS encoding uncharacterized protein (EggNog:ENOG503NXAF~BUSCO:EOG0926484N~COG:S), translated to MLLPRRIAAAARPPRQLSRRARLTIGSSPLGNNRTCRPYATEAASTATQPATQQEDVAVEPPTPPQAKTQPAATTKSSKFAKPGIAAKSAPAAATDSFTSAAGRRKMALPPPHIQYEAKTIAHSMDENADAAASQKDANGAPLINWANSFHGVSFKPVSEEQFKVLMQPLDERDIEVKPDGIIYLPEIKYRRRLNEAFGPMGWGMIPKEAPVVGDSVVTREYALVADGRFVSQAQGENGFFSPEQLPSAVEGCKSNALMRCCKDLGIGSELWDPHFIRWFRKTRMEEVWVEHQVTKKKRTLWYRKGEVEVAYPYKRTR
- a CDS encoding uncharacterized protein (TransMembrane:1 (i236-255o)~EggNog:ENOG503P2X6), translating into MRFISDDSNPDRSALGPRIRVIGAGLPRCATSSLQAALEMPHMGYFPCMHMAHVVPHSSRLELVIAAIKEDDRQKRQKILHKLFDGYEATTDFPGFWFIDDLMDMYPDAPLVLNQRKGGGEAWFKSVMDSLGFFMTPVYYALCFPIKTDRLHYTIHHLARPQWVSKFGAPIGPGFYDKYQEFVLSEAKKRGREVLVWRAEDGWEPLCKFLGKDVPKDTPFPWVNDAASMSTLRKIIVARGILSWVAVIGGAYATWTYGPQLARFAGTVGARLLDSTRLSG
- a CDS encoding uncharacterized protein (TransMembrane:1 (n4-16c21/22o37-61i)~COG:U~EggNog:ENOG503P1AY), whose protein sequence is MFDIFAMLLSSVASFLFPIFASYKALKTSDPAQLTPWLMYWVVFSCCLLVESWFNFILFWIPFYGYIRLLFFLYLILPQTQGARVIYEERIHPFLEDNENSIDEFIASSHSRLKAAGSTYFRQAIEYLKTNILGLPPTEQPPAQETPGPQGYTQSLLARFSVPTTRWGSVNTGNEFYNFLANAVTAAAGAGSGSAAPGASRSGSLIPPNLRDEAEKMNYLAAQRERIKIALSALDREEQELQRGGRGAFPGAFASNAAAEDDEPTQRPASGLSKSRSETDFEKVEAESGTEDEGNLRRRQPTSGTWMPWGWGASPDTGMSSARED